A single genomic interval of Oryctolagus cuniculus chromosome 19, mOryCun1.1, whole genome shotgun sequence harbors:
- the LOC138846857 gene encoding serine/threonine-protein kinase MARK2-like has protein sequence MEGLTAFSSEEEVLDGYQVLRVLGQGGFGLVMLAYHWESRTQVAVKVVENGGQHSCSFQQLCTEAEIMKGLHHPHIIQLLQARHTTERGYIFMEYAVRGDLRCYMVERGYLLDGEIRQLLKQILSAVHYCHSQHVVHRDLKLENLLLDAHLNIKLSDFGLSCKLAGGERLKSLCGTFAYCAPEEFLGEEFCGYKADAWSVGVILYAMVAGSLPFVGEDFVELRAAILSGYYRIPHYGNPELCNLVDSLLTRDPEARPTVADIMGHPWLHAGHGAPGTSDEFLFLPQEQEVWEFPWGLCPPLWLHEWDDPWPPVPRWGISQQQGFSIPEIHGRSQVEPAAPPQGPEALSSLENLGFQLGHQAGSLPPRLPASALCPGLQQDHSKGKPTPQAIPGAQSCPALQCLQGHSGCNSRAQWT, from the coding sequence ATGGAAGGCCTCACCGCCTTCAGCAGTGAGGAGGAGGTCCTGGATGGGTACCAGGTCCTCAGGGTCCTCGGCCAGGGCGGTTTTGGGCTGGTGATGCTGGCCTATCATTGGGAAAGCAGGACCCAGGTGGCTGTGAAGGTTGTGGAGAATGGTGGCCAGCACTCCTGCAGCTTCCAGCAGTTGTGCAcagaagcagaaataatgaaGGGGCTGCATCACCCTCACATCATTCAACTACTGCAGGCCAGGCACACCACAGAGAGGGGCTACATTTTCATGGAATACGCAGTCAGGGGGGACCTTAGATGTTACATGGTAGAACGAGGGTACCTACTGGATGGAGAGATTCGTCAGCTATTGAAACAAATTCTATCCGCTGTGCATTACTGCCATTCGCAGCACGTGGTGCACAGGGATTTAAAGTTAGAAAACCTGCTTCTCGACGCCCACCTAAACATTAAGTTGAGCGATTTCGGTCTCAGCTGCAAACTGGCTGGTGGAGAGCGCCTGAAGAGTCTGTGCGGGACCTTTGCCTACTGTGCGCCCGAGGAATTCTTAGGTGAGGAGTTCTGCGGGTACAAGGCTGACGCCTGGAGTGTGGGCGTGATCCTGTACGCCATGGTGGCAGGCTCACTGCCTTTCGTTGGAGAGGATTTTGTGGAGCTGCgggcagccatcctgtctggaTACTACAGAATCCCCCACTATGGAAACCCAGAGCTGTGTAACCTGGTGGACAGCTTACTGACCCGGGACCCTGAGGCCAGGCCCACAGTGGCAGACATCATGGGCCACCCATGGCTCCATGCAGGACATGGAGCACCTGGAACCAGTGACgagtttctgtttcttccccagGAGCAGGAAGTCTGGGAATTCCCATGGGGCCTCTGCCCTCCACTGTGGCTTCATGAATGGGACGACCCCTGGCCCCCTGTGCCACGCTGGGGGATCTCCCAACAGCAGGGCTTCAGCATCCCAGAAATACATGGGCGGAGCCAAGTGGAGCCTGCAGCACCTCCTCAGGGTCCTGAAGCTCTAAGCTCCCTGGAGAACCTGGGATTCCAGCTGGGCCATCAagcaggctccctgccacccaggctcccagccagTGCCTTGTGCCCAGGACTTCAGCAGGATCACAGCAAAGGGAAGCCCACGCCTCAGGCCATCCCTGGTGCTCAGAGCTGTCCCGCTCTCCAGTGCCTCCAGGGACACtcaggctgcaacagcagagccc